TATGATATGACACAATATAACAAGCTATAACAAAAAATCtactttgaaatgtgaaaatttGCTGCAAAGCTgcatatttttgtaaaaaaaaaaaaatttaatcacTGCTAtactaagaaaagcaaactgAAATGAACGCCTGTGTTTCCACATGGTTGCGTCCTATCCCCTCATGACCTGTGAGGTGACCACTGTGGCGGTGTTCGCCCGTCCTGAGCCCCTGATCTTCAGCTCACGGTTCATCTGGCACCACACGCATACGTAACACCACAACAGCTTACAGCAGTCATCACAGCAAGAGCCCTGCGGGAGGAAGACAAAGGCACAGGGCTGAAAACATCAGCTATGAGAGTTTATTTGCTTATTATTTTTACCCAGCCTTACAGCAATGATGTTTCCTGCAGTCGTCGGTTAATATGAATGAGCTTTAGAAGGTATAGGAATATATTTGAGTTTTTCCCGCCTTTAATTTCATCCACCTGGTTAACAACCCCTTAATGCTACAGTTTGCTGTTTACTTCCATGTCTGTCTATATTCACATCTTTCAtgaaataaagatttaaaaaggaCTTAATATCGATCGATTATGTGCAGTTTGTCATTGTTACCATGTGAATTCTTAATTTAGgcccaaaaacatgtttcattagGTAGGACTGAACAAATCTATACTATAAACTGTACTGAACAATGCTCTGAATTTGAACCTCAGGATACACAAATCCAGCTAGTATGcacattatatacagtagtcTGACCATCACTGGGCTAGAACTGCTGAAGAAACTAATTTTATATAAATCATTTTCCAGTGTGCTAATATATCTCACACAGGCAAACTGAGTAGAACATCATTGATCAGATTTCAAATAAATCCTTTAGGTTGCTCAACAGTGTGTACTGAGTTCAAAACTGTTTCACTTTTTGGTAACAGTTACATTTAGCAAATCTTGAAACTGACTCTTCCTCGCTGACTGATGAAAAATGCAAACTGTGCGGTATTACGGTGGTGACAAATGAGGAAACAATAGTAGCTGCACTGGAACATTCAAAACAGAACGttgaaacacaaatgaagaaagaacagaaacaaaaaacactttctttctGAGAAAAGAGTTGTGGATTTTGGCTTTTTATGACATTCAGCCATGTTTCTAAGAAACAGATATTTATATTCAAGAGTTAccaaaatattaaaatgcatgataaaaatgtgtttaattgtcGTGGCAGACAGAAATGATCTAGAATTTGGAGGACATGGGGGCTTAgcatgtaaatcaagtgatcagGGAACTCAACTTCTGCAACTCCTCGACACTCTGTTTACAGCCTTGGCTGACACTGATCACTGGTTTCAGCTcatcttcaatagaacatgatgttgaTATTGTAAATTATgctcccatttagagggaaacaGACTTTAAAGTAAGGCACCAGTGGATGCCAGTgtaattgacagctggtatcatccaggGTGCCTTGTTGGAGCTGAAGCCTCTGAACAATGCtaattctggaggcttcaaacagcaaattcacacattcatgGGTGAGGTCACATCCGGACACTTGCCGCTTGGTCAAAATCAGCTGAGAAGTCGAGTCATttgagctcaggacagagaatTTCTGTGGATTAACAATCCACTCAATCAATTCCTGTGTTCACTCCAAAAACTGTTATCTCTCTACTGGCTTCTACTCATGAAGATCAGTGTCAAAGCGTGGACTGTGACgtctcacatcacatcacaatgCACTAACTTGACTTTACCAGATGTACACGTTTTCATTGTTAGTAGCGATTATAACAGAGATTTCACCCCCCCCTCCAAACCGGCCTTACAGGGATGGCGTGACGCTCTCTGATGGAGGAGCGGAGTAAGCAGGACACCACACAGCAGGCGTCCAGGAGCGGCATGCAGCAGCACCAGTTGTTTAAACTGGCAGTGTGACACTGCATGCAGGGGAAACACCACAAACCACAGCAGCCTCcagggaagaaaaagaaacaaggaaaaTTTTGTCGGATTAAATTTCATATTGATATTTCCCAGAAAAAAAGTCCTTcccttttttaaagtaaattgcACACAGTACATTCTGAAAAATGTGGGAAAGGACTAAACAGTAAGTTGCCAGCCGTAACtaattaattgtatttttatttttaattttttataatgtatatttattattaaataatacaaCTGTCGCTAACCCTGTACTGTGGGAACGGGAAGTTCAGAAGAAATGAACCTGAAAGTATCAATCTAATATGATGCAATCAATCCTCATGTGAATCATGTGAACTATAAAAGTGCAATActcatttataaaatataacatcATTTACTACcacaagcttttttttaaatttctcctcttcactcctCCCCACACAGGCACATTATTAAAACGTTTTCACCTGTCATTTCCTACTGCAGAGCACCtataaatgtgaagatttcaaACTGATCAGTGCTTGTACTGCATTTCATTATGATTCCATAGAGCAAGCACAATATTCCCTCAACAACTGTTTCTCCATCCACGAAGGAACTTTTGGGACTTGATTGTTGGGTAGACTTACAGGTGCTCATATCTGAACAGCAGTCGCAGAGGCCAGTGCTCCATGTGCCAGGCATGTGGGCATGGGTGGTGGTCACTGTCATCACCTGGGATGGGATTACTGCTTGTACAGCGATTGGTTGCTGGTAAACGGCCATGGCTGAAATTTAAAGGGAAGAAATTAAGAACTGtcatattaaagaaaaagttgTTGTGAATGTGGTGCTACTAATGTTAGTTTAGTAGCATAACAGATGTACCTATAATTTATTCACAtgaaatgcaaattaaaaaaaaaatcttcctctTGACAGTGCTCTTTCTTTTGTCCCACCCTCATAGTGTATCTTTTCATACAGGTTTATGCTGATTACCAATCGTTAATGTTCagtaaaatgctttaaaaacttTAACCATCTCTGTATCAATATTGACATAAGCCTAGGACCAGGTTTACATTCAGCATGGTCTGTCCTGCTAACTCAATTTAGCTTTCAGATACAatacacaaacattacatttaatatgtatataaatatacatataaatatgtatatttgttttctgaCGTTCTATTATCTTATTCTataacacagaaatcacaaaaacctTCCCAAGCAGAACTAGACTCACAACcagggatgcatgatattggacttttaGCTGATATATCGGTAGTGCTCAAGGAACTTGACACTTAAATGACAAAAGGTATCTGAGGTGTGCATGCAAACTTTCCAAGACAACttattcaacattttaaacttacaaataatgtgatataattgaGACATTACAGGTTTATGAAAAGCCAAACCCATATTCAAGCACAACAATATACCTTTTCTTGTCAAACTTAACCATCTTCATGTATAAGCTTAGCTATCAGCTGGGTCTGCCATGTGCAGCAGTACATTAGCTCTTATATACAATCATTTAAAcaacttaaattaaatatgcaaaattaggtttttaaaagtttaagtAAATggagtttgttcattttaaatatttgtataacaaaagtcatacaatcatcctgtggggaaaaaaaatcagctagCATGAAATTATTAGTTAAATTATCTTTTCCTTTAACTTGCTACATaactatggtaaaaaaaaaaaaataataataatattaaaacattttgataaTGACTAAAAATAGAAGTTAATTGCTCTAATTAAGTGGTCAACTGTGacacaacatttaaattgtCCGTGTAAAAATACAATAGTAGAACGTTACACTTATGTTTGGCCTAGCAAGTGAGCTTTCACTCACAATTATTCTAAACATTGAACTTACGCTAAAGCTCTATCATTTATTGAGTTAAACTTACACATGTCGCGATATTATAAGCTCAAAACAGGTTTCAAATCAGCAAAAGTCATATTCAGACtgataaaaaacactttttcttaCCTTCTTCGAGGTCGTTCTTTCGTCCTGGATGCGTAAGCTGTGAGAGAAAAGTGAGCTCTGAGCATAAGTTCACCCAAAATTTTAAGTTTCTGTTTCCAAGGAAGGAGCAATTTACAGCAGCAGACTGAACACCTGCAGAGAGCAGGAAGTTTACAagttaaatcacaggaggaggatgCTGCAGTGAActccaaaaacacaaacgcaCTCGCTCTGAATGCAAGAAAAATAgtattataaattaaaaaggaaaaacgaAACCAAACATCAAAGTCACCAAAAAACAGCAAGATTAAGTTCTAAAACAATCTAAAACAACCAGCAGGGGGCATAGCAGTTacacaaatataatattattttatatatattatctaCATATTAATGTACGTTTTATGTAAACAACCAGCCATAAGAATGtggccattttttttaatatgtcagTGGTCTTATTAcattattcatgatgatatATCTTATGCTTATTTACTAACACAAATTATGGTTTATTTCTTAATTATAGAAGAAACTGCAATCACAAAAGTTGAAATCTTTTATTTGTAGTGGtaatatgaataaaacatttcaatgtTAATGTTCTAAGTTAAGCTCAGTGTACTTCGAGGGGCTTCTGCTCGACTGTACAGGTCACAATACCGGCTTTGAGCACATGGTGGCGTAGTGAACTTAGGAACAGCTGTAAATGTGTCTGAACTATAAAGATTTAAACTAAAATTATAATATTCATATTGTGCAGTGATGATAGCATGAGTAAGGACCGTGTAGAAGTGTGGTATCACAGCTGTTACTTGGTTGTACTACATTAAACTTACTTGCATGTGAATGTAGCCTGATAGGgaatttattattaaaagatCAACACACATCTGATGTTACAGCAGTTACAGATGTGATTCTCTGCAACTGTAATGgctgtaaatgttgttgtttttttgtcaattcaGATAAATTGTATTTCATAAtgtttttaacacaaataattcTGCAACTATGTATGTCAATACATACTTGacccacaataataataataataataagaagaataatacaTCATGACCAGTTAGTGTTGTCTGCTTTGTGTGCTCTGGAGGAAAATGTGTAAGTGAAAGAGATTCCGTTCACCTTGAGATTTCCTGAACATCTTCCCTTTCCTTCTGAGGTTTTTCCAGCACGCATGTAATCCAGCAGAATCATCATGTGTTGTCATTAAAGCAAAGTAACACACATTACTGGCAAAACacctacaacagcagcagtggatggCAACAACGACTCAACAAATATGAACTTCAGAGAATTAAGTGTGAAAAGTCCAAAACGTTTGCGTCAAACCCTCTTAAAACATAAATGCTGCAAGTCTactttaaattgaaataatacaatagttttaaagacaaaataacaacGCAGACATTTTGTAGTTatggttaggcatttagttgtgatgtttaAGGATAGGGTAAGGGGccagggaatgtgtgtgtgtgtgtacctggtattccttatcttgtgaggacctaaatctgtttacacactcacataatggggatttgacaaaaatgaaaatgactaaaaaatcataaatgcatcaaatcaaaaaggtgcacgATATTaccatttgtttctctttgaaataacaCTGCTATCAAAACTCATCAGACTACTGGAGGAATTGATGTAggaatctttgagggacagtAAAAGTTatttctggtggaaccacaggctgggccactAAGAAGTTAGTTAacggccacatgtggcccacggccGCCATCTGAATAGACTGGGGTTAGGGgtaaggttaggcatttagttgtaatggttaaggttagaggacatattatgtctatgagtgtcctcactatgaataaagtccaaacgtgtgtgtgtaattgtgtttgGAGGACCTTTTCTGACAGACATAAACGCTGAATTTGTCAGGACAacaagtcctcatggagaccaaatcctggtcctaatgaggctgactaagtttagggctaagatttgaattgtggttaggttaaagttagtgtAATCTATTGGTTATGGTTGAGTTAAGGGATAcgactttgtttaggctgtccaaaggAATAGAAGTCAAAAGCTGAGactgttgtgtgagtgtgtgagagtgtatctggtattccttatgttgtttacacacattatggggacttgtcttccttatgccCCCAAGTCCCCATACACTTTTTAAGTTGAAGACATGTTTTAGGGTCAAGGTTAGAGttaggtaaaggttagggtaagtcttcaggaaatgaatgtcTGTCAATTCAATGTGCTGtcaatgtgtgtgagtgagtgagtgagagagagagagagaaagagagagagagagagagagagagagagacttgtgAAACTTGTGCCGCGGTGTAACTGTGTCAATCGTCagtgagagagcagagagagaggatcaTGCAGCGGATAAGcttttcacctcctcctcctcctcctcatcatcatcacacgaATCCCGCCATGCCCAGCTGAGGAACGATGCCATCCAACAACAGCACGGTGCCAGACCCAGCTCAGGACTACACCTGTGTGCGCTTCTACGTCTCCACCGCGTCCTTCTCGCTGCTCCTCTTCTTCAACCTCATCATCAACTGGACCATCGTTCGCGAGGAGCGTCTGCGGACTCGTGTGCGCTACGTGCTGATCTTCCACCTGCTGGTGTCCGCGCTCGTCTACCTGGGCATGAGCAGCGTCTTCTACTACCAGATCCACCTGCACGCGCGGCCGGGACGCGGCGCGTGTCTGCTCATGGTCACCGTGTTGATCACCAGCGCCTCCAACGCTCTGCTGACGCTCACGGTCATGGCTCTGGACCGTTACTGCGCCGTGTGCCACCCGATGCGCTACAGTGTCACCTGCACGGCGGGGCACTGGCCGTGGCTGCTGGGGCTGTTCACGTGGCTGCTGGCCCTGGTCATCCCTCTCAGCCTGCTCCTCCACTTCCGCGGGGAGGACGGCTTCCCCCAGTATGGCGAGGAGTGTGGCCCGGAGCAGCTGAGGGTGGGCAGGCTGCACAAGGTGGTGTTCATCGGTTTGTGCACGGTGCTGATTCTCTACACCTATGTGCGGATACTTATTGAGGGACGGAGGATAGGAGTGCTCAACCGGCGCAATCGCGCCGGGTGCAGGACCATCGCCCTGCACGGCTCTCAGCTGGCTGTTTACATCCTCCCCAACTTTGTCAACTTCATCCTGTCATCGCTCAACAAGCACGGGCTGATCCACACGCCCACCAAAGAGCTGTCAGCAGTAGTAATCTTTGCCTTCTTCAGCCTGGCGCAGTGCGTCGCGCCAATTGTTTACGGTTTGCGCAAAGAGGAACTCATGGATCAGTTGAGTCACAGGTTCCCCTGCTGCTCCCGGTACTTGAAGAGTGTCCTGGGCTGGACTTTGAGAGCCAGCTGGCCGCAGCACCCACAACACAGAACACGGTATGTACCAACcatacacaatacacacactaTACACACACTAGCACAGGCtgatgtacatatacacatacatacagtacatactgtatatacacattcatacatatatatacacaaacatacatatatacacaaacatacatacatacacattcatacaaacacaaacatatacacatgtcatttagcagacacttttatccaaagcgacttacaagggaattgagtacaatctgcCATGAAgccttttgcacacagggtaccggtcttaaccactgagccactccgcCTACAATCGCTGTATTGTGAGAtcatcgtggaccatgtatcgcatatcgtatcatgaggtaccctgtgattcccgcCCCTATTCATAATTAACAAAATGACCATCGTGCTCTGTGAAAGAAGACCCGAAAGTAGTGATTGAGACGTTTAAGTTCTCAGGAAAAAATGCGATGCCCATTGTGTCACAAAATCTACAAAATGATCCTGTGGCGTTTGGTGTGAACAGGGCAtaatagcttcttttttttttttatcattgaaGTCTgcccctggtggctgttcatGATACTATTgtttcctggttggcttcaggcGGAAACCATATTGTTTGTGTTAGCAAGTGTTTTAGTTGCGGGAAGGTCAGCCATCTGCCATGAGCTGAGCAAACAACTGTAAATTAAAGCCGTAAATACCATTTAAAAGTGGTGTCAAACTAACACAAAGCGGTTTTATTTTGCATGAGGGCATTTGCATATGAAAAGACCAGTTTGGGATACAGTGGCAAAAACAGCCGACGCAGCAGCCAACCCATGCAAAACAAACACGTGCCTGGAATAACGAGGCAACATTGTTTACACTTTCACTGACATGGTGCACAGCAGCACGTGAAGGACACCTCCACTgtctcgtgtgtgtgcgtgtccactattTCGTGTCACTTTTGTTTGATATGTAATAAGCAAACCAAACACACCCACGTTTATTTCACATCTGACGCCGGTTCCTGTCTATACTGGTGCTTCAGCGAGCTGTTGAGTACATGCTGacagtgtttcatttttgtgcGGTGTTGTAATCTCCCCTAATTCAAAGGTATTCAGTCAGACTGAATAAGAACAAGATCACTTGAttgaaaaacatgcagttttgtTCGTCCAATATTACTGTGACAACCATTCctactattattactacaaTTAAAAGGGTATTTCTGTAGAAATGAAACTTTTGCGCTACTGAACTTGTCATTATGCTGTTCAAATGACAGAGTATAAAAAtataatctttcgagaataaagtcctaatattaaaaaaaagtcatattaccagaaaagtcataattttatgagaataaagtcgtactatgagaataaagtcgtcattttacgagaataaagtcataaaattgCGACTTTATTCCTGTAATATTACGAGGAAAAACGTAATATTGTGAGAGTAAAGAcgtaattttacaagaataaagtcataatatttctagaataaagtcatattattaTAACTTTTTTCtgataatattacgagaataaagtcataatattacaactttttttcttgtaatattacgaggaaaaaacacaattttatgagaatagtcataatattacgaggaaaaaagtcataatattatgagaatattATAGATTATACGTATATCCATGTTTCTCATCTTGATGCAGGTTGCAGCTGAGGTTTcgagattttgcttgaataataattacgaCTTAATTCTTAAaggattatgactttattctcataattacATAatttcttcagtttggccctaatactctgttGTACATGACAGTGCGAATGCAACAGAAAAAGCACATCATCTGCATTCCTATTTCTCTCACTGCATTATTCTCTTGGCCACCAGGGTGCGGGTTGTTATCGGAAAAATGGCACCTGCCATTCTTCTGTATCCAAAACATGGTGTTCACCAagtatgtgttgtgtgtttttttatatcacaGGGGTGATTATTATGATACGACATCTGCTCTGAGGTCAAGATCCTTGTGTCCTTTGCTGGCATCTCGCTACTGCTGCATCTTTAaaaaggtccactgtgtgagaattagtgacacccgatggtgacactgcagattgtaacaaacagctCACTCCGCCTCCCCCCTTTTCCCGGTTGTATCAGTGAGCTACGGCGCCTCGTGCAGTCCACAAAGCCCGCTAAGAAAACAAGCACACGTTGAACACgtaaaatcaatataaaaggcttattctaaggtaacacaagcattttcttttatttgaagGTACTTATGCAcgaatacaaacatatttatgggtggaatatatttaatttctgccaatgaaCCCTCAGCCCTAAGTGACCGTGACGACTGTGTCCAAACAGGAACTACTACAGACAAAAAAGACGGCACATGGGTAGCATGCCTGCAACTTAAAACATCAGATAAATAGAATCTACTTCCTCCTAATATTGTTTTGCTCAGAGATCGCACATGAAAAGTGGACGCAGTCTTCCAACCAGGAAGCAAGAGTATAGTGATTAACCACCAGCAgcctcagtttgaatggaagtccatGGGAAACATGAGTAAAGATTTTCCTGAGCAGTAAATGGTAAAATCAATCACTTGTTTCAGCTGTTATTCAATAGACTGATGTCAATGTTGTCAATTATGTTCTCATGTATTGGAAAACCGTGGCACAAGTGATCAACAGTGCGAGTGTTTCCAGTTTCCGATTCCAGTGCA
This Solea solea chromosome 3, fSolSol10.1, whole genome shotgun sequence DNA region includes the following protein-coding sequences:
- the zgc:194312 gene encoding olfactory receptor 11A1 → MPSNNSTVPDPAQDYTCVRFYVSTASFSLLLFFNLIINWTIVREERLRTRVRYVLIFHLLVSALVYLGMSSVFYYQIHLHARPGRGACLLMVTVLITSASNALLTLTVMALDRYCAVCHPMRYSVTCTAGHWPWLLGLFTWLLALVIPLSLLLHFRGEDGFPQYGEECGPEQLRVGRLHKVVFIGLCTVLILYTYVRILIEGRRIGVLNRRNRAGCRTIALHGSQLAVYILPNFVNFILSSLNKHGLIHTPTKELSAVVIFAFFSLAQCVAPIVYGLRKEELMDQLSHRFPCCSRYLKSVLGWTLRASWPQHPQHRTRERTLTALTILSQDVPQVPVEDEETRPVSDSCFAHDSHSCQGDTDNA
- the ponzr1 gene encoding plac8 onzin related protein 1, with translation MFRKSQGVQSAAVNCSFLGNRNLKFWVNLCSELTFLSQLTHPGRKNDLEEAMAVYQQPIAVQAVIPSQVMTVTTTHAHMPGTWSTGLCDCCSDMSTCCCGLWCFPCMQCHTASLNNWCCCMPLLDACCVVSCLLRSSIRERHAIPGSCCDDCCKLLWCYVCVWCQMNRELKIRGSGRANTATVVTSQVMRG